A portion of the Gallus gallus isolate bGalGal1 chromosome 16, bGalGal1.mat.broiler.GRCg7b, whole genome shotgun sequence genome contains these proteins:
- the LOC112533570 gene encoding scavenger receptor cysteine-rich type 1 protein M130-like has protein sequence MLSLWPLLRLLREPEHKSLPSILLCPQFTGFRLVNGSTPCMGRVEVEVQGTWGTLCASRWDLLDAHVLCHHLGCGFAVSVPEGGHFGRGTGPVWSDSFHCEGTESSLDQCPVTALGASRCSHENDAAVICSGPPHNASLRLVSGGSRCDGRVEIFQHGTWGRVLDDQWDMEDASVVCRQLRCGEAEAAYTVPRAERGTGPVGLRGVRCAGHEASLSLCNTSLPEAMGIMEDVGAVCQGEQQLGLPPTAGSRQVRLVDGAGRCAGRVEIYYRGQWGTVCDDAWDTADANVVCRQLSCGWAVEAAGSARFGEGSGHIWLDGVNCSGDETALWNCSAEAWGQHDCGHKEDAGVVCSEFMALRLENSDGCSGRLQVFYNGTWGSVCSNSMTPHTASLVCKELGCGDGGTREISIFYGRVNGTAWLDHVQCGESNTSFWQCPSDPWELQSYDDVRDETNITCNGRKPERTPVAACPNSTSCTDREKIRAVGGKDGCSGRVEVWHRGSWGTVCDDSWDMQDAEVACRQLGCGPAVSALAEAAFGEGTGPIWLEQVECRGTEPSLQACWARTGDGGACRHKEDAAVNCLGEWLGLLRLYSRSRALAELWAAFQP, from the exons ATGTTGTCCCTTTGGCCTCTCCTCCGTCTCCTGAGGGAACCAGAGCACAAATCACTCCCCTCCATCCTCCTCTGTCCTCAATTCACAGGGTTCAGGCTGGTGAATGGCAGCACGCCGTGCATGGGCAGGGTGGAAGTGGAGGTGCAGGGAACATGGGGCACCCTTTGTGCCTCCCGCTGGGACCTCTTGGACGCCCACGTTCTCTGCCATCACCTCGGCTGCGGGTTTGCGGTGTCCGTTCCTGAAGGAGGGCATTTTGGGAGAGGAACCGGCCCGGTCTGGAGTGACTCGTTCCATTGTGAGGGGACTGAGTCCAGCCTGGATCAGTGCCCGGTGACCGCCCTGGGGGCCTCTCGGTGCTCCCATGAGAACGATGCTGCCGTCATTTGCTCAG GCCCGCCTCACAATGCATCTCTAAGACTGGTGAGTGGAGGGAGCCGGTGCGACGGGCGCGTGGAGATCTTCCAGCACGGGACATGGGGCAGAGTCCTGGATGATCAGTGGGACATGGAGGACGCTAGCGTGGTGTGCCGGCAGCTGCGCTGCGGGGAGGCAGAGGCAGCCTACACTGTGCCGAGGGCCGAGCGAGGGACGGGCCCCGTGGGGCTGCGCGGGGTGCGGTGTGCAGGCCACGAGGCCAGCCTGAGCCTCTGCAACACATCCCTGCCCGAGGCCATGGGGATCATGGAGGACGTGGGGGCCGTGTGCCAGGGTGAGCA ACAGCTGGGGCTTCCCCCCACTGCAGGGAGCCGCCAGGTCCGGCTGGTGGACGGGGCTGGGCGATGTGCAGGGAGAGTGGAGATCTACTACCGGGGGCAGTGGGGCACGGTCTGCGACGATGCCTGGGACACGGCCGACGCCAATGTGGTTTGCCGCCAGCTGAGCTGCGGATGGGCCGTGGAGGCGGCCGGCTCGGCTCGCTTTGGGGAGGGCTCTGGGCACATCTGGCTGGATGGCGTGAACTGCTCTGGGGACGAAACTGCTCTCTGGAACTGCTCTGCTGAGGCCTGGGGACAGCACGACTGCGGGCACAAGGAGGATGCGGGAGTCGTCTGCTcag AATTCATGGCCCTGAGGCTGGAGAACAGTGATGGCTGCTCCGGGCGCCTGCAAGTTTTCTACAATGGGACGTGGGGGAGTGTATGCTCCAACTCGATGACTCCTCACACGGCATCACTGGTGTGCAAGGAGCTGGGCTGCGGGGATGGAGGGACCCGGGAAATCAGCATCTTCTATGGCAGGGTGAATGGCACCGCGTGGCTGGATCACGTGCAGTGTGGGGAGAGCAACACCTCCTTCTGGCAGTGTCCCTCTGATCCCTGGGAACTGCAGTCGTATGATGATGTGCGAGACGAGACCAACATCACCTGCAATG ggaGAAAGCCGGAAAGGACGCCGGTAGCTGCGTGCCCCAATTCCACGAGCTGCACAG ACAGGGAGAAGATCCGTGCTGTGGGAGGCAAGGATGGGTGCTCGGGCAGAGTGGAGGTCTGGCACCGTGGCTCCTGGGGAACTGTGTGCGACGACTCGTGGGACATGCAGGATGCCGAGGTggcatgcaggcagctgggctgtggccCTGCGGTGTCTGCCCTGGCCGAGGCTGCGTTTGGGGAGGGGACAGGACCCATCTGGCTGGAGCAGGTGGAGTGCAGGGGCACGGAGCCATCTCTGCAGGCTTGCTGGGCCCGGACTGGGGATGGCGGTGCCTGCCGGCATAAGGAAGATGCAGCTGTGAACTGCTTGGGTGAGTGGCTGGGCTTACTTAGGCTCTACTCACGGTCCAGAGCTctggcagagctctgggctGCGTTCCAGCCTTGA